In Deltaproteobacteria bacterium, the DNA window CGCACCACCTGGAAGCCGAAGAGGGCCAGCCGGCCGAGATCGACGACGAACCGCGTCGCGCTCCACCCGAGGTCCTCGACGGGCGTCACCATCGCGCATCGGCTGCCGGCGCTGGCACGTCGGCGCCCTCGTTGAGGAACGCGACCACGCGCGGATCGGTGCTGCGACGCAGCTCCTCCGCCGTTCCATCGATCGTCCCGTCGGGCAGCAGCAGGATGACGTTGTCCGCCATCCGCATGGTCGACGCGATGTGATGCGAGACGATGATCACGGTCGCGTGGAGCTGGCGGTTGACGCGCACGAGGAGCCCCTCGATCAGCTTGACCGAGATCGGGTCGAGTCCCGAGAACGGCTCGTCGCAGAGCAGGATGATCGGCCGCAGGATGATCGCCCGCGCGAGGGCGACGCGCTTCACCATGCCGCCGGAGAGCTGCCCGGGCAGCAGGTCGTCGACGCGCGACAGGCCGACCGCGTCGAGGCTCGCGCGGACGGCGGCCGCGATCTCTGCCTTGCTGCCCGCGGTGTGCTCGCGGAGCGGGAAGGCGAGGTTCTCGAAGACCGTCATCGAGTCGAGGAGCGCGCCGTCCTGGAACATCATCCCGAGCTTCTTCCGGATGGGGTACATCTGCCGCTCGGACCGCTGCAGGATGTCGTCGCCGTCCACCCGGATGCTTCCGGCCTGCGGGCGCACGAGACCGCCGATCAGCCGGAGAACCGTGCTCTTGCCCGATCCACTGCCGCCGAGCACCACCGAGATCCGCCCCCGCCGGAAGCGGCAGGAGACCGACCGGAAGACCTCGCGATCCCCGAACGCCATCCGTACGCGCGAGAGCTCGACGTGGGGGTCGTCGCGGGTGGCGTTCGTGACGCTGGGCGAGACCACGGTCGGGCCTTGTTAGCGGATCGGGGCCGCCATGGCGAGCCCGCGGGGGTCATATCGGAATGCGGATCCCGCGCCGGGCGAGGGCG includes these proteins:
- a CDS encoding ATP-binding cassette domain-containing protein produces the protein MVSPSVTNATRDDPHVELSRVRMAFGDREVFRSVSCRFRRGRISVVLGGSGSGKSTVLRLIGGLVRPQAGSIRVDGDDILQRSERQMYPIRKKLGMMFQDGALLDSMTVFENLAFPLREHTAGSKAEIAAAVRASLDAVGLSRVDDLLPGQLSGGMVKRVALARAIILRPIILLCDEPFSGLDPISVKLIEGLLVRVNRQLHATVIIVSHHIASTMRMADNVILLLPDGTIDGTAEELRRSTDPRVVAFLNEGADVPAPAADARW